The following coding sequences lie in one Myxococcus xanthus genomic window:
- a CDS encoding serine/threonine-protein kinase codes for MNRDDETEIWLAIDEGILSREEAVALLQDARRLGRSPLKLLQERGRVSEETLASLMRENLALEERPSGEQPSAEQTVTVDPVRAEQALAPGEADVPAFPLPGWERYQPVRFLGQGGMGRVFLAWDPRLRRQVALKFVRDEESHTRRFVSEARAQAKVKHERVCQVYEVGHVGGKVFIAMQYIDGQSLGAQVRSLTIEQKALVMREAALGVHAAHRVGLIHRDIKPSNIMVEYSDGGTPRPYVMDFGLAREWNESVTASGAVLGTPHYMAPEQARGEVSGLDRRADVYSLGATLYFLLTGEVPIPGANGLEVLNSIATEEPRAPRLLSPGLPADLEAIALKCLEKDRDARYDSARALADDLERFLSGEPVLARTSFAYFLHKRLRKHRLLATVGAAALVAVGGALGWGIRARQEAAERERIVQRFTELVENIESRGRYSALSRLHDIRQDRRALQAQMAELEAEIQRSGPQALGPGHHALGRGHLALGDEAKALEFLESSWRNGFHSPRAAYALALVSGRRYQQQLLEAQRIRVPALREAATREAERLYRDPALAWFKQSEGAQVPSREYVAALVAFYEGRFDDALLLADRAASELPWFHELPMLRGDVHAAQAFKRWNGGDPEGARASFEAGRKAYAAAIATAESDPGVYRSLALLENDAMVMELYGRGDVMPAYHRSLDALSRCLTIAPDDAQCLIRMARAHHRLAEHRLTHGGDGEEPLAKALEAARRALLVEPGLPAATFNLARSTWLQARYQIEKDEDPRALLGEAAALFASIGVAHRDRAYHGDSGLVFTTWADYEEQIGRDSGGNRDNAILAYEAAITLDNRVPEDWINLGRAFYSRASRPLNAEAEQDLRRAAAALEQARALNPQHVALYFYAGQVEEQLARRRGRRGEDPRPVLAHALEQYQRGIEINRRIPNFHNGMGVVHLLRAEDSWNRGEDPLPALEQARTCFEQAIAVAPGQGFAYANLGSLFVRRAHYLLALGESPRSSVHAATEALRQASEKMPGAVWLRVLLGTVHVIQARIELDQGRDPGAAIARALAELHAALEVNSLEAEPWLQLGKVQALQAHWKAQRGPLQTEAMEAAAKSFDKALTLSPEDPEYRLEAGRFYRRWAEHQKRTGRENGPLLLRGLEHAEQALKLRSDWAAARALRAGLKLEWVETVPPGDLCTWRRQALDELTQALTHNSNLSNEWGGPLAGAQRLAACP; via the coding sequence ATGAATCGTGACGATGAGACGGAGATCTGGCTCGCGATTGACGAGGGGATCCTGTCCCGCGAGGAGGCGGTGGCCCTGCTTCAGGATGCGCGGCGCCTGGGACGAAGCCCGCTGAAGTTGCTTCAGGAGCGGGGCCGGGTTTCGGAAGAGACACTTGCCTCTCTGATGCGGGAGAACCTTGCCCTGGAGGAGCGCCCGTCAGGTGAGCAGCCCTCTGCCGAGCAGACCGTTACGGTCGACCCGGTCCGGGCTGAACAGGCATTGGCCCCGGGGGAAGCCGACGTCCCTGCTTTCCCCCTCCCCGGGTGGGAGCGATACCAACCCGTGCGGTTCCTGGGACAGGGCGGAATGGGTCGTGTGTTCCTGGCCTGGGACCCACGGCTGCGCCGACAGGTCGCCCTCAAGTTCGTCCGCGACGAGGAATCGCACACTCGCCGCTTCGTTTCCGAGGCCCGTGCCCAGGCCAAGGTGAAGCACGAGCGCGTATGTCAAGTGTATGAGGTGGGCCACGTCGGGGGGAAGGTCTTCATCGCCATGCAGTACATCGACGGCCAGTCGCTCGGCGCCCAGGTGCGCTCACTCACCATCGAGCAGAAGGCACTGGTGATGCGCGAGGCTGCTCTGGGTGTTCATGCGGCCCACCGCGTCGGGCTCATCCACCGGGACATCAAGCCTTCCAACATCATGGTGGAGTACTCCGACGGCGGGACTCCCAGGCCCTATGTGATGGACTTCGGTCTTGCGCGTGAATGGAACGAGTCCGTCACGGCCAGCGGCGCCGTCTTGGGGACGCCGCACTACATGGCCCCGGAACAGGCTCGCGGAGAGGTGAGCGGGCTCGACCGCCGCGCGGATGTCTACAGCCTGGGGGCCACCCTCTACTTCCTCCTCACCGGAGAGGTCCCCATCCCTGGGGCCAATGGCCTGGAAGTGCTCAACAGCATCGCCACCGAGGAGCCGCGCGCGCCGCGCCTGCTTTCTCCGGGACTCCCGGCGGACCTGGAGGCCATTGCCCTCAAGTGTCTGGAAAAGGATCGCGACGCCCGTTACGACTCGGCGCGTGCATTGGCGGATGACCTGGAGCGTTTCCTGAGCGGCGAGCCGGTGCTGGCACGCACGAGCTTCGCGTACTTCCTGCACAAGCGCCTGCGCAAACACCGACTCCTGGCCACGGTGGGCGCCGCCGCGCTGGTCGCCGTGGGAGGGGCCCTCGGTTGGGGCATCCGGGCCCGCCAGGAGGCCGCCGAGCGTGAGCGAATCGTCCAGCGATTCACCGAGCTGGTGGAGAACATCGAGTCCAGGGGCCGCTACTCCGCGCTCTCGCGGCTGCATGACATCCGGCAGGACCGCCGCGCACTCCAGGCCCAGATGGCCGAACTGGAGGCGGAGATCCAGCGCTCCGGTCCGCAGGCGCTGGGCCCTGGGCACCATGCGCTGGGGCGTGGCCACCTTGCGCTCGGAGACGAGGCGAAGGCCCTGGAGTTCCTGGAGTCCTCCTGGCGCAATGGCTTTCACTCGCCCCGGGCCGCGTATGCGCTCGCGCTGGTGAGCGGGCGGCGCTATCAGCAGCAACTCCTGGAGGCGCAGCGGATCCGTGTGCCGGCGCTGCGGGAGGCCGCGACGCGTGAAGCGGAGCGCCTCTACCGGGATCCGGCGCTCGCGTGGTTCAAGCAGAGTGAAGGCGCTCAGGTGCCCTCGAGGGAATACGTGGCGGCGCTGGTCGCCTTCTACGAGGGCCGCTTCGATGACGCCCTGCTCCTGGCGGATCGCGCCGCCAGCGAGCTGCCCTGGTTTCATGAGCTGCCCATGCTGCGCGGGGACGTCCATGCGGCACAGGCGTTCAAACGCTGGAACGGGGGAGATCCCGAGGGAGCCCGAGCGAGCTTCGAAGCCGGTCGCAAGGCCTACGCCGCCGCCATCGCCACCGCTGAAAGCGACCCCGGCGTCTACCGGTCCCTGGCCTTGCTCGAAAACGATGCGATGGTCATGGAGCTGTATGGCAGGGGGGATGTGATGCCTGCGTACCACCGTTCCCTGGACGCGCTCTCCCGTTGCCTCACCATTGCTCCGGACGACGCCCAGTGTCTGATCCGCATGGCGCGCGCGCACCACCGCCTGGCCGAGCACCGGCTCACCCATGGGGGCGATGGGGAGGAGCCTCTAGCGAAGGCGCTGGAGGCAGCGCGGCGTGCCCTCTTGGTGGAGCCCGGGCTTCCGGCGGCCACATTCAACCTGGCTCGGAGCACCTGGCTCCAAGCGCGCTATCAAATCGAGAAGGACGAGGACCCACGCGCGCTGCTCGGAGAAGCCGCCGCGTTGTTCGCCAGCATCGGCGTGGCGCACCGGGACCGCGCCTACCACGGCGATTCAGGTCTCGTCTTCACGACGTGGGCGGACTACGAGGAGCAGATCGGGAGGGACTCCGGCGGGAACAGGGACAATGCCATCCTCGCCTACGAGGCGGCCATCACATTGGACAATCGTGTCCCCGAGGACTGGATCAACCTGGGGCGTGCGTTTTATTCACGGGCTTCCCGTCCACTCAATGCGGAGGCGGAGCAGGACCTGCGGCGGGCGGCAGCGGCACTCGAGCAGGCTCGGGCTCTCAACCCCCAGCATGTGGCGCTGTATTTCTATGCGGGTCAGGTCGAAGAGCAGTTGGCTCGGCGGCGGGGGCGTCGCGGTGAGGATCCGCGACCTGTCCTGGCGCATGCATTGGAGCAGTATCAGCGTGGCATTGAAATCAACCGACGGATCCCCAACTTCCATAACGGAATGGGCGTGGTGCACTTGCTGCGGGCCGAAGATTCCTGGAACCGCGGTGAGGATCCCCTGCCCGCGTTGGAGCAGGCTCGGACGTGCTTCGAACAGGCCATCGCCGTCGCGCCCGGACAGGGCTTTGCCTATGCAAACCTGGGCTCTCTCTTCGTCCGGCGCGCGCACTACCTGCTCGCGCTTGGCGAGTCACCTCGTTCGAGCGTGCATGCGGCAACGGAGGCACTGAGACAAGCCTCTGAGAAGATGCCGGGGGCCGTGTGGCTGCGGGTCCTCCTCGGCACGGTGCATGTCATCCAGGCCCGCATCGAGTTGGACCAGGGGCGAGATCCCGGGGCTGCCATCGCGCGCGCCCTGGCGGAGCTCCACGCCGCGTTGGAGGTGAACTCCCTGGAGGCGGAGCCCTGGCTCCAGCTTGGCAAGGTGCAGGCCCTCCAGGCGCACTGGAAGGCACAGCGCGGGCCGCTCCAGACCGAGGCGATGGAGGCGGCGGCGAAGTCCTTCGACAAGGCCCTCACGCTCTCTCCGGAGGACCCGGAATATCGCCTGGAGGCTGGCCGCTTCTACCGACGGTGGGCGGAACACCAGAAGCGCACGGGTCGTGAAAACGGCCCGCTCCTTCTGCGGGGCCTTGAACACGCCGAGCAAGCGCTGAAGCTCCGGTCCGACTGGGCCGCGGCCCGCGCCCTGCGGGCCGGTTTGAAGTTGGAGTGGGTTGAAACCGTGCCCCCCGGGGACCTGTGCACCTGGAGGCGCCAGGCCCTGGATGAGCTGACCCAGGCGCTCACGCACAACTCAAACCTCTCCAACGAGTGGGGCGGCCCGCTCGCTGGCGCGCAGCGGCTTGCCGCATGCCCCTGA
- a CDS encoding LamG domain-containing protein — protein sequence MLAGVLGLVGCTPEQQLQLEQDALSSSRAGLTLGGPSLLHRYSFTAGGTDSVSAAHATLEGGATTVNGEVILNGAGAYVNLPITGTLASLQDATFEAWVKWDSASGQTWARIFDFNDGVWYKSLVLTPRNGGFDSGPAVDTPRFSIFSPAISGEEQATSATGFPTGALTHVAVTMDSVARVNRLYINGVQVAQTTTPTALTPASLGTLANAWLGRSAYSADPFFKGSISEFRVHGAALSSNDLTASFHAGPDTVMAPDAEHVVIYGRTDVAGMAADTTSVYWVENRTCGQVMKASLSTGRAQVLASGRENPSAVTTDATFVYWVENGTTIFKMPVNGGSITPLASGLSGIGHLATDGAELFWTQGGSILHMPVQGGTPAILYTTALAGPLAVDGHHLYWMQPGGTIVKAARPGGPPAYLWGASNATTGIASDGTDLFIAENLSPYDVLRVPVGGAQSVPAFSIRYGNITSLAVGPNRVAWFDPSLGAILAKGK from the coding sequence ATGTTGGCGGGAGTCCTCGGTCTGGTGGGGTGCACGCCCGAGCAGCAACTCCAGCTCGAGCAAGACGCGTTGAGCAGTTCGCGCGCGGGCCTGACGCTGGGCGGCCCGAGCCTCCTCCACCGCTACAGCTTCACCGCCGGCGGGACCGACTCGGTGAGCGCGGCGCATGCCACGCTCGAGGGGGGGGCCACGACCGTCAATGGCGAGGTGATTCTGAACGGAGCGGGGGCCTATGTGAACCTGCCCATCACCGGGACCCTCGCCAGCCTCCAGGATGCGACCTTCGAGGCGTGGGTGAAGTGGGATTCCGCCTCGGGGCAGACGTGGGCGCGCATCTTCGACTTCAACGATGGCGTTTGGTACAAGTCCCTGGTCCTCACCCCGCGCAATGGCGGCTTCGACTCGGGGCCGGCGGTAGACACGCCACGCTTCAGCATCTTCAGCCCGGCCATCAGTGGAGAGGAGCAGGCCACCAGTGCGACCGGGTTCCCAACGGGCGCGCTCACGCACGTCGCCGTAACCATGGACAGCGTCGCGAGGGTCAACCGCCTGTACATCAACGGCGTGCAGGTGGCTCAGACCACCACCCCTACCGCGCTCACTCCGGCGAGCCTGGGCACGCTCGCGAATGCGTGGTTGGGTCGTTCCGCCTATTCCGCGGATCCATTCTTCAAGGGCTCGATCTCCGAGTTCCGCGTTCACGGCGCTGCGCTGTCGTCGAATGACCTCACCGCCAGCTTCCATGCCGGCCCGGATACCGTGATGGCGCCTGACGCGGAGCACGTGGTCATCTACGGGCGAACGGACGTGGCGGGCATGGCCGCGGACACCACGAGCGTGTACTGGGTCGAGAACCGAACCTGCGGCCAGGTGATGAAGGCGTCGCTCTCCACGGGTAGAGCGCAGGTTCTCGCCTCCGGCCGCGAAAACCCGAGCGCCGTGACCACGGATGCCACGTTTGTCTACTGGGTCGAGAACGGCACGACCATCTTCAAGATGCCCGTCAATGGCGGGAGCATCACCCCCCTGGCCTCGGGGCTATCGGGGATTGGCCATCTCGCCACGGATGGCGCGGAACTCTTCTGGACCCAGGGAGGCTCCATCCTCCACATGCCGGTCCAGGGCGGCACGCCTGCCATTCTCTACACGACAGCCCTGGCTGGCCCCCTCGCAGTGGATGGTCATCATCTCTACTGGATGCAGCCGGGCGGCACCATCGTGAAGGCAGCCAGGCCCGGCGGCCCTCCTGCATACCTCTGGGGTGCGTCGAACGCCACCACGGGTATCGCCAGCGACGGAACGGACCTCTTCATCGCGGAGAACCTGAGTCCATACGACGTCCTCCGGGTCCCGGTAGGCGGGGCCCAGTCGGTGCCAGCGTTTTCCATCAGGTACGGCAACATCACGAGCCTTGCCGTGGGGCCCAACCGCGTCGCCTGGTTCGACCCCAGCCTCGGTGCGATTCTCGCCAAGGGCAAGTAG
- a CDS encoding phospholipase D-like domain-containing protein — translation MDEMQELEALIPKPGALGFSGGVERARHEMHGPFTLPPGPEAFSFALYQSTGVGLTPGHSLELLENSAVFERMLADIRAAQSSVHVLVYIWRPCELSDRVVEALVERARAGVACRVVVDPVGSEEIRGDRDFDQKVEKVLTGAGVEVHYFRLLAGKVLGRLLGRSHQKLVIVDGRIGYTGGFGIWKVWEGDGLKPDEWRDTHVRVEGPEVRRMQLSFSRHWQESGGGLIPPSAFPEAEPMGPCAAGFIDSAGKLGLTDAERMIRIVIGAARERIWIANAYFSPPNAILEHLEEKCRQGVEIRILGPGPNHDVPIMRASQRSTYERLLAAGARIWEYQPSMMHSKTLLVDDWLAVVGSTNMDSLSLNKLKEGSLVIHDASFVRKLARCWAKDLRHSKEITLENGGRTNPWRRLARRATQLLGQDR, via the coding sequence ATGGATGAAATGCAGGAGCTGGAGGCGCTGATTCCCAAGCCCGGGGCGCTGGGCTTCTCGGGCGGCGTGGAGCGTGCGCGACATGAGATGCACGGGCCCTTCACGCTGCCGCCGGGGCCGGAGGCCTTCTCCTTCGCGCTGTACCAGTCCACGGGCGTGGGGCTGACTCCCGGACACTCGCTGGAGTTGCTGGAGAACAGTGCTGTCTTCGAGCGCATGCTGGCGGACATCCGCGCCGCCCAGAGCAGCGTCCATGTCCTGGTGTACATCTGGCGGCCCTGTGAGCTGTCGGACCGTGTCGTGGAGGCGCTGGTGGAGCGCGCCCGGGCGGGCGTGGCGTGCCGCGTGGTGGTGGACCCGGTGGGCAGCGAGGAGATTCGCGGCGACCGCGACTTCGACCAGAAGGTGGAGAAGGTGCTCACGGGCGCTGGGGTGGAGGTCCACTACTTCCGGCTCCTGGCGGGCAAGGTGCTGGGCCGTCTGCTGGGGCGCAGTCACCAGAAGCTCGTCATCGTCGACGGGCGCATTGGCTACACGGGCGGCTTCGGCATCTGGAAGGTGTGGGAAGGCGACGGCCTGAAGCCGGACGAGTGGCGCGACACGCACGTCCGCGTCGAGGGGCCCGAGGTGCGCCGCATGCAGTTGTCGTTCTCCCGGCACTGGCAGGAGTCGGGTGGCGGGTTGATTCCGCCGAGCGCCTTCCCTGAAGCGGAGCCCATGGGCCCCTGCGCCGCGGGCTTCATCGACAGCGCGGGCAAGCTGGGCCTCACCGACGCGGAGCGCATGATTCGTATCGTGATTGGCGCCGCGCGCGAGCGCATCTGGATTGCCAACGCCTACTTCTCACCGCCCAACGCGATTCTGGAGCACCTGGAGGAGAAGTGCCGTCAGGGCGTGGAGATTCGCATCCTGGGGCCCGGGCCCAACCATGACGTGCCCATCATGAGGGCGTCCCAGCGCTCGACGTACGAGCGACTGCTGGCCGCGGGCGCGCGCATCTGGGAGTACCAGCCGTCGATGATGCATTCGAAGACGCTGCTCGTGGATGACTGGCTCGCCGTGGTGGGCTCCACCAACATGGACTCGCTGTCGCTCAACAAGCTGAAGGAGGGCTCGCTCGTCATCCACGATGCGTCCTTCGTCCGCAAGCTGGCGCGGTGCTGGGCCAAAGACCTGCGGCACTCGAAGGAAATCACGCTGGAGAATGGGGGCCGCACCAATCCCTGGCGGCGGCTGGCACGGCGGGCGACGCAGCTCCTGGGGCAGGACCGGTAG